From a single Coriobacteriaceae bacterium genomic region:
- a CDS encoding CinA family protein codes for MTESFEQIAAHNEELARDIVERASARGVTVSTAESLTAGMIASTIADIPGASAVLRGGAVTYCDEIKHRVLGVERETLDRYTAVSHQTAREMAVGSLELYQSDIAVSATGYAGPGGGTEDDPAGTFYIGWAYRAADGKVPVVDSVRCHYEGDRSCVRAHAVAEALGRIVLVLISME; via the coding sequence ATGACGGAATCATTTGAGCAGATTGCCGCGCATAACGAAGAGCTCGCACGCGATATTGTCGAGCGCGCGAGCGCTCGGGGCGTGACGGTTTCGACGGCTGAGTCGCTGACGGCGGGTATGATCGCCTCGACGATTGCGGATATCCCAGGCGCCTCGGCGGTGCTGCGTGGCGGTGCGGTGACCTACTGCGATGAGATCAAGCATCGCGTGTTGGGTGTTGAGCGGGAGACGCTCGACCGCTATACCGCGGTGTCGCATCAGACCGCGCGCGAGATGGCTGTGGGTTCGCTGGAGCTGTACCAGAGTGATATTGCAGTGAGCGCAACGGGTTATGCCGGCCCCGGCGGTGGCACTGAGGACGATCCGGCGGGCACTTTCTATATTGGCTGGGCGTATCGCGCGGCTGATGGGAAAGTGCCAGTCGTGGACTCTGTGCGCTGCCACTATGAGGGCGACCGTTCGTGTGTTCGTGCCCATGCGGTCGCGGAGGCATTGGGTCGAATTGTCCTTGTGCTCATCTCTATGGAATAG
- the recA gene encoding recombinase RecA: MIATTKAEIEKKFGQGSIMRYGDGGPELEVEAIPTGALALDAALGIGGVPRGRIVEIYGPESSGKTTLSLEILAEAQAMGGVVAFIDAEHALDPTYAARIGVDIDEVLISQPDTGEQALEIVDMLVRSGAIDAIVVDSVAALTPRAEIEGEIGDTTVGLQARLMSQALRKLAGSLSKSNTTCIFINQLREKIGVMFGNPETTTGGRALKFFSSVRIDIRRIDSIKLKDEVIGNRVRAKVVKNKVAAPFRSAEFDIMYGTGISKEGSILDMAVECGICKKMGSWFAYGEDKLGNGREAAKAFLREHPDCADEIEHKVRLACGLEFDDDAPSEVELTDQPAPEEFDELYAIDGSAMLDDDDE, from the coding sequence ATGATCGCCACCACCAAGGCCGAGATCGAGAAGAAATTCGGCCAGGGTTCCATCATGAGGTACGGCGACGGTGGCCCCGAGCTCGAGGTCGAGGCCATCCCTACGGGCGCTCTGGCACTCGATGCCGCTCTGGGTATCGGCGGTGTGCCACGCGGCCGAATCGTCGAGATCTACGGTCCCGAGTCCTCCGGTAAGACGACGCTTTCGCTCGAGATCTTGGCCGAGGCCCAGGCAATGGGTGGCGTTGTTGCATTTATCGATGCCGAGCACGCGCTCGATCCCACGTATGCCGCGCGCATCGGCGTGGATATCGACGAGGTGCTCATTTCCCAGCCCGATACGGGCGAGCAAGCGCTCGAGATTGTTGACATGCTCGTGCGTTCCGGCGCCATCGATGCCATCGTCGTCGACTCCGTCGCCGCGCTGACCCCGCGTGCCGAGATCGAGGGAGAGATCGGCGATACCACGGTCGGCTTGCAAGCTCGCCTGATGAGCCAGGCGCTCCGCAAGCTCGCCGGCTCGCTGTCCAAGTCCAACACGACGTGCATCTTCATTAACCAGCTGCGTGAGAAGATCGGCGTCATGTTCGGTAACCCCGAGACTACGACGGGCGGCCGCGCCCTTAAGTTCTTCTCTTCGGTGCGTATCGACATTCGCCGCATCGACAGCATTAAGCTTAAGGACGAGGTTATAGGTAACCGCGTGCGCGCCAAGGTCGTTAAGAACAAGGTGGCAGCTCCGTTCCGTTCTGCTGAGTTCGACATCATGTATGGTACGGGCATCTCTAAGGAGGGCTCGATTCTGGACATGGCTGTCGAGTGCGGCATCTGCAAGAAGATGGGCTCCTGGTTTGCCTATGGCGAGGACAAGCTCGGCAACGGTCGCGAGGCCGCTAAGGCGTTCCTGCGCGAACACCCCGATTGCGCTGACGAGATTGAGCATAAGGTCCGCCTTGCCTGCGGGCTTGAGTTTGATGACGATGCTCCGTCCGAGGTCGAGCTGACCGATCAGCCTGCGCCTGAGGAGTTTGATGAGCTTTACGCCATCGATGGCTCTGCCATGCTCGATGATGACGACGAGTAA
- a CDS encoding recombination regulator RecX: protein MSYTVTEATVVFPDKKAASSFSSGYASKKPCAHIDCELEGGFERSIWIPVRVARLYVKNRPDLPCDWDNLREAVQLVERKCALTMVTEMLSRRDHATGEVRDKLARYGFHQPAIDFAVERATEYHFLDENRFCSYFIEERKRCGWGQRKIETELKRRHVVLDDIPGYPEDYFAVEDDLARASALLAKRRVPETRGFEKLVRFLMGKGFSYHIAADAVKARLDAECEECAL from the coding sequence ATGTCGTATACGGTGACCGAGGCCACGGTCGTCTTTCCCGATAAGAAGGCGGCCTCCTCGTTCTCGAGCGGGTATGCGTCTAAAAAGCCCTGCGCGCATATCGATTGTGAGCTTGAGGGCGGTTTTGAGCGGTCCATTTGGATTCCCGTGCGGGTCGCGCGCCTGTATGTCAAAAACCGCCCCGATCTTCCCTGCGATTGGGACAACTTGCGTGAGGCTGTGCAGCTCGTCGAGCGTAAATGTGCACTTACCATGGTGACTGAGATGTTATCGCGCCGCGACCATGCGACGGGTGAGGTTCGTGACAAGCTGGCTCGCTACGGCTTTCACCAACCCGCGATCGATTTCGCCGTCGAGCGCGCCACCGAGTATCACTTTTTAGACGAGAACCGCTTTTGCTCGTACTTTATCGAGGAACGCAAGCGGTGCGGTTGGGGACAGCGCAAAATCGAGACCGAGCTCAAGCGTCGTCATGTCGTGCTCGATGACATTCCCGGTTATCCCGAGGATTATTTTGCCGTCGAAGACGATTTGGCGCGTGCGTCAGCCCTGCTCGCCAAGCGGCGTGTTCCAGAGACGCGCGGATTCGAAAAACTGGTTCGGTTTTTGATGGGCAAGGGCTTCTCGTATCACATCGCCGCCGATGCCGTTAAGGCACGTCTCGATGCCGAATGCGAGGAATGTGCGCTTTAG
- the rny gene encoding ribonuclease Y codes for MPIIAALVGIVLGAIAAIAYMRTAKQGSLHEADEKIQSAHAQAESLIGDAKRQAETLKKEALLEAKEEIIKNKQAAEAEDKQRKSEIRTLENRVMQREESLDRRNDALDKREHQLSSQAGQVEKRSRELEELCAKQTSELERIADLTREDAHKELLDKVRGEVTHEAATIIRESEQQVRAECHKTAQEILSLAIQRCAADHTAEVTVTSVHIPSDDLKGRIIGREGRNIRTFEQVSGVNLVIDDTPETVVLSSFDPVRRETARVALENLIADGRIHPARIEEMYHKAADLVQQRVREAGEQAAFDTGIHDLHPEIVKTLGALRYRTSFGQNVLQHSLEVSDLCGVMASELGLDVVTAKRAGLLHDLGKAIDHDVEGPHAVIGAELARRYGEKPVIVHAIEAHHADVDPNTVLDVLVQAADAVSASRPGARRESAENYIKRLEKLEEIANSHDGVERTYAMQAGREVHVMVQPDKISDAQSTVLAHDIAHQIEEEMEYPGQVRVVVIRESRAVDIAK; via the coding sequence ATGCCTATCATTGCAGCGCTCGTTGGCATCGTTTTGGGTGCCATCGCCGCCATTGCCTACATGCGCACCGCCAAGCAGGGTAGTCTTCACGAGGCCGACGAAAAGATCCAGTCGGCACACGCACAGGCTGAGTCCCTGATCGGTGATGCAAAGCGTCAGGCCGAGACCCTCAAAAAAGAGGCTCTGCTCGAGGCTAAAGAGGAGATCATCAAGAACAAGCAGGCCGCTGAGGCCGAGGACAAGCAGCGTAAGAGCGAGATTCGTACGCTCGAGAACCGCGTGATGCAGCGCGAGGAATCCCTCGATCGCCGCAACGACGCTCTCGACAAGCGTGAGCATCAGCTGTCCAGTCAGGCCGGTCAGGTCGAGAAGCGCTCCCGTGAGCTCGAGGAGCTCTGCGCAAAGCAGACCTCCGAGCTCGAGCGTATTGCCGACCTTACCCGCGAGGACGCCCACAAGGAGCTCCTTGATAAGGTTCGCGGCGAGGTCACCCACGAGGCCGCCACGATCATTCGCGAGTCCGAGCAGCAGGTTCGCGCCGAGTGCCACAAGACCGCCCAGGAGATTCTGTCCCTGGCTATTCAGCGCTGCGCTGCCGACCACACTGCCGAGGTCACCGTTACCTCCGTGCACATTCCCTCTGATGACCTCAAGGGCCGTATTATCGGTCGCGAGGGTCGCAACATCCGGACATTCGAGCAGGTTTCCGGCGTCAACCTCGTGATCGACGACACGCCCGAGACCGTCGTTCTTTCGAGCTTCGACCCGGTCCGTCGTGAGACCGCCCGTGTCGCCCTCGAGAACCTCATCGCCGACGGCCGCATTCATCCTGCCCGCATCGAGGAGATGTATCACAAGGCTGCCGATCTGGTTCAGCAGCGCGTGCGCGAGGCTGGCGAGCAGGCTGCCTTCGATACCGGCATCCATGATCTGCACCCCGAGATCGTCAAGACCCTTGGTGCCCTGCGCTACCGTACCTCGTTTGGTCAGAACGTGCTTCAGCACTCTCTCGAGGTCTCTGATCTGTGCGGCGTGATGGCTTCCGAGCTTGGCCTTGACGTTGTGACCGCCAAGCGCGCCGGCCTGCTGCATGACCTGGGCAAGGCAATCGACCACGACGTCGAGGGCCCGCATGCCGTCATCGGCGCCGAGCTTGCCCGCCGTTATGGCGAGAAGCCCGTTATCGTCCACGCTATCGAGGCTCACCATGCCGATGTCGACCCCAACACGGTGCTCGATGTCCTGGTACAGGCCGCCGATGCTGTCTCTGCTTCTCGCCCCGGTGCCCGTCGCGAGTCTGCCGAGAACTACATCAAGCGTCTTGAAAAGCTCGAGGAGATCGCCAACTCTCATGACGGCGTCGAGCGTACCTATGCCATGCAGGCTGGTCGCGAGGTCCACGTCATGGTTCAGCCGGACAAGATCTCTGATGCCCAGTCCACGGTCCTGGCTCACGATATCGCCCATCAGATCGAGGAAGAGATGGAGTATCCCGGTCAGGTGCGCGTCGTCGTGATTCGCGAGAGCCGCGCTGTCGATATTGCTAAATAA
- a CDS encoding ATP-binding protein → MSDANELISFIASMSGEGNLRVEENLGEGYVRLRVSEAERRQAKHDIQHVEDIVIEMLRNARDAGADKVYLATTKEDGVRTLVFLDNGSGVPQDMQERIFDARVTSKLESMKMDRWGVHGRGMALFSIKQNTDEARVVTSGVDLGSAFKVSVAVDRLSERADQSSWPQAVKDEDGHYVCARGPHNIIRAACEFALEELRGCDVYLGSPSEIAATLYAQSSSRLDTSRLLFIDDESELPVVDRLSLASDAEDFIRICSGLGLEMSERTAHRILAGQIKPVRGVTARLLRERDSSSHAPAPVDLAKDRRGLRIAKDDMAQFSRAVERDFNDLAARYYLNLCGDPKIRVSRDRITVTFDLAKEE, encoded by the coding sequence ATGAGCGACGCGAACGAGCTCATCTCATTTATCGCGTCGATGTCGGGGGAGGGCAACCTTCGCGTCGAGGAGAACCTTGGCGAGGGGTATGTCCGCCTCCGCGTTTCGGAGGCCGAGCGGCGCCAGGCTAAGCACGACATTCAGCATGTCGAGGACATCGTCATCGAAATGCTCCGTAATGCTCGCGATGCCGGCGCCGACAAGGTCTATCTCGCCACGACCAAGGAAGATGGCGTCCGCACGCTTGTCTTTCTGGATAACGGTTCGGGCGTTCCGCAGGATATGCAAGAGCGAATCTTCGATGCCCGCGTTACCTCCAAGCTCGAGAGCATGAAAATGGATCGTTGGGGTGTTCACGGTCGTGGCATGGCATTGTTTTCGATCAAGCAGAACACCGACGAGGCCCGCGTGGTCACGTCCGGTGTCGATCTTGGTTCAGCCTTTAAGGTGAGCGTCGCGGTAGACCGCCTCAGTGAGCGCGCCGATCAGTCCAGCTGGCCTCAGGCCGTCAAGGATGAGGACGGTCATTATGTCTGTGCTCGCGGTCCGCATAATATTATTCGCGCTGCTTGTGAGTTTGCGCTCGAGGAGTTGCGTGGTTGCGATGTCTATCTTGGTTCTCCGTCTGAGATTGCCGCGACACTTTATGCTCAGTCGTCAAGTCGGCTCGATACGTCTCGTCTCCTGTTCATTGACGACGAGAGCGAGCTTCCGGTTGTCGATCGTTTAAGCCTTGCCTCCGATGCCGAGGACTTTATCCGTATCTGTTCGGGTTTGGGTCTTGAGATGTCCGAGCGCACGGCTCATCGAATTTTGGCAGGGCAGATTAAGCCCGTTCGCGGTGTGACTGCGCGTCTGCTGCGCGAGCGTGACTCATCCTCGCATGCGCCGGCTCCTGTCGATCTCGCGAAGGATCGTCGTGGGCTGCGTATTGCCAAGGATGACATGGCACAGTTTTCGCGTGCTGTGGAGCGCGACTTTAATGACCTTGCCGCCCGGTACTATCTCAATCTTTGCGGCGACCCAAAGATCCGTGTTTCGCGTGATCGAATCACCGTGACCTTCGATCTTGCCAAAGAGGAATAG
- a CDS encoding stage V sporulation protein S, whose amino-acid sequence MDCLKVSSKSSPASVAGAIAGMVKDGVPVNIQCVGAGAVNQAIKAVAIARGFLIPTGFDISCAPVFSDILINGESRTAIRLSIYVHQINRAAMDNVVMDDVKPVA is encoded by the coding sequence ATGGATTGCCTGAAGGTATCAAGCAAATCATCGCCCGCTTCCGTTGCCGGCGCCATCGCCGGCATGGTCAAGGATGGTGTACCCGTCAACATCCAGTGTGTCGGTGCCGGTGCTGTCAACCAGGCCATTAAGGCCGTTGCTATCGCGCGCGGTTTTTTGATTCCAACCGGTTTTGATATTTCCTGCGCGCCTGTGTTCTCCGACATCCTCATTAACGGGGAGTCGCGCACGGCCATCCGCCTTTCTATCTACGTTCACCAGATCAATCGAGCTGCTATGGATAACGTCGTCATGGATGATGTTAAGCCTGTGGCATAG
- the miaB gene encoding tRNA (N6-isopentenyl adenosine(37)-C2)-methylthiotransferase MiaB produces the protein MDQRSVRDILAGKTYFIRTFGCQMNQHDSERVSGLLDSYGCLMALDPEHADIVVFMTCCVREAADTRLYGQCNSCKSLPPSPSGKRVVTVGGCIAQRDGEGLLTNVDNVNVIFGTHSIAHVAELIAEAFLDGKRHIRTNEHEDTDAMSMPWHRETQYHAWVPIMTGCNNFCTYCIVPYVRGREKSRPFEEIVDEVTGLVRQGVREITLLGQNVNSYGRDLFGKPRFADLLRAVGDTGVERIFFTSSHPKDLLPETIDAMAETPAVMPQLHLAVQSGSTRILKEMNRRYTREDYLGLVDRIRNRMPDIALSTDIIVGFPDETEEDFEQTLSLAETVRYAQAYTFIYSKRAGTPAAEIDDPTPHEVILERFNRLVKVIETTAHEYNQGELHTVVPALIEGTSKKNDAVLLGKSPKNQTVHAPIPEGYSIDQLVGKIVDVDVDVAKTWYLSGSVVGEPR, from the coding sequence ATGGACCAGCGTTCCGTACGCGATATTCTTGCCGGTAAAACCTACTTTATCCGCACCTTTGGCTGTCAGATGAATCAGCACGACTCCGAGCGTGTGAGCGGTCTGCTTGATTCGTATGGCTGCCTCATGGCGCTCGATCCCGAGCATGCCGATATCGTTGTCTTCATGACATGCTGTGTGCGTGAGGCCGCCGATACTCGCCTGTACGGTCAGTGCAATTCCTGCAAAAGCCTGCCGCCTTCGCCTTCGGGCAAGCGTGTGGTTACCGTGGGCGGCTGCATCGCGCAGCGTGATGGAGAGGGCCTGCTCACCAACGTCGATAACGTCAATGTCATCTTTGGCACGCATTCCATCGCACATGTGGCCGAGCTCATTGCCGAGGCGTTCCTTGATGGTAAGCGTCATATCCGCACCAATGAGCATGAGGATACGGATGCCATGAGCATGCCGTGGCATCGCGAGACCCAGTATCACGCCTGGGTGCCCATCATGACAGGCTGCAATAATTTCTGCACCTATTGCATCGTGCCGTACGTGCGCGGTCGCGAAAAAAGTCGCCCCTTCGAGGAGATTGTCGACGAGGTGACCGGTTTGGTGCGCCAGGGCGTGCGTGAGATTACGCTGCTGGGCCAAAACGTTAACTCATATGGTCGCGATCTGTTTGGCAAGCCGCGTTTTGCCGATCTGCTGCGTGCCGTGGGCGATACGGGTGTGGAGCGCATCTTCTTTACGTCTTCGCATCCCAAGGATCTGCTCCCCGAGACCATCGACGCTATGGCCGAGACGCCCGCCGTCATGCCGCAGCTTCACTTGGCCGTTCAGTCGGGCTCCACGCGCATCCTCAAAGAGATGAATCGCCGTTATACACGCGAGGACTATCTGGGCCTGGTCGATCGCATTCGCAACCGCATGCCCGATATCGCGCTCTCGACCGACATTATCGTTGGCTTCCCGGACGAGACTGAAGAAGACTTTGAGCAGACGCTCTCACTTGCCGAGACGGTCCGCTATGCTCAGGCCTATACCTTCATCTATTCCAAGCGCGCCGGTACCCCGGCCGCCGAGATTGACGATCCTACGCCGCATGAGGTTATTCTCGAGCGTTTCAACCGCCTGGTTAAGGTTATCGAGACCACGGCGCACGAGTACAACCAGGGTGAGCTTCATACTGTGGTGCCGGCGCTCATTGAGGGAACGAGTAAAAAGAACGACGCGGTCCTGCTGGGCAAGAGTCCCAAGAATCAGACCGTGCATGCGCCTATCCCCGAGGGTTACAGCATCGATCAGCTTGTTGGCAAGATCGTTGATGTTGACGTTGACGTTGCCAAGACCTGGTATTTGTCCGGCTCCGTTGTGGGCGAGCCGCGCTAA
- the miaA gene encoding tRNA (adenosine(37)-N6)-dimethylallyltransferase MiaA has product MVSPGAGLSAVAIVGPTAVGKSDVADRLAARLSSEVLSCDAMQIYRGMDIGTAKMAPDECTAPLRLVDIVEPGVAYSAALYQADARAHVERLLGEGRLPVFCGGTGLYLKAALDEMDFPSGELEDDRRAGYQELAERIGEEELHALLAERDPESAAVIHPHNVRRVIRALEMHDDGISYAKQKSQFSVPREHYHALWFGLTRNREVLYERINLRVDLMFEQGLVDEVRGLMDQGLGDALTSMQAIGYKEIIDAFNGVISMDEARELIKMRSRRYAKRQLSWFKRDDRVVWFDMDEFTIDEVVEDILHRIEAA; this is encoded by the coding sequence ATGGTTTCTCCCGGGGCAGGTCTTTCCGCCGTTGCGATCGTCGGTCCGACGGCGGTTGGTAAGAGTGATGTTGCCGACCGTTTGGCGGCTCGTCTTTCGTCCGAAGTGCTGTCGTGCGATGCGATGCAAATCTATCGCGGCATGGACATCGGTACCGCAAAGATGGCGCCCGATGAGTGTACGGCGCCGCTGCGTCTCGTCGACATTGTAGAGCCGGGTGTGGCGTACTCTGCGGCGCTTTATCAGGCTGACGCTCGCGCGCATGTTGAGCGTTTGCTTGGCGAGGGCCGCCTACCGGTGTTTTGCGGGGGCACAGGCTTGTATCTCAAGGCCGCCCTGGATGAGATGGATTTTCCCTCGGGCGAGCTTGAGGACGATCGTCGCGCGGGGTATCAGGAACTTGCCGAGCGTATTGGCGAGGAAGAACTGCATGCTCTGCTTGCCGAGCGCGATCCAGAATCGGCTGCTGTTATTCATCCCCATAACGTGCGCCGTGTGATTCGTGCGCTCGAGATGCATGATGATGGTATCTCCTATGCAAAGCAAAAAAGTCAGTTTAGTGTTCCGCGCGAGCATTATCATGCTCTATGGTTTGGTCTGACGCGTAATCGCGAGGTTCTCTACGAGCGCATTAACCTGCGTGTCGATCTGATGTTTGAGCAGGGTCTTGTCGATGAGGTCCGCGGTCTTATGGACCAGGGGCTGGGAGATGCCCTGACGTCGATGCAGGCAATTGGTTATAAAGAGATCATTGATGCTTTCAATGGCGTGATTTCTATGGATGAGGCTCGCGAACTCATTAAGATGCGTTCGCGTCGCTATGCCAAACGTCAGCTTTCGTGGTTTAAACGCGATGACCGCGTCGTGTGGTTCGATATGGACGAGTTTACGATCGATGAGGTCGTTGAGGACATCCTGCATCGTATTGAGGCTGCCTAA
- the hflX gene encoding GTPase HflX has translation MARFPLVPTAPEPERAILVGVEWRDNAWPLDRSLDELERLAHTAGAQCVARLSQRLVKPYPKSFIGSGKVEELCGLVHRMDADVVIFDDDLTPSQQSYLEKAVGEPVKIIDRTALILDIFGLHAQTREGRLQVQLAQLQYLLPRLRGMWSHLAKEQTRGGIGSRFGQGESQLEVDRRLIRNKIAALRRELKQVEQRRDVQSKSRIESPAFRVALAGYTNAGKSTLLNRLTGSTVLSQDKLFATLDPTTRSYRLPGGRGMTITDTVGFIQKLPHGLVDAFKSTLSEVLGADLILKVVDASDEDYERQLEAVDRVLDEIGAGERLTLTVFNKIDLLDSVDRLSFRRRFPEAVLFSAQTGEGLDDLVDRIAREAAATDVLLSADIPYREGALITLVHEQGTLLHEEYLEDGVRIVAKLPVRVAPRLERYRTE, from the coding sequence ATGGCCCGTTTTCCCCTTGTTCCCACGGCACCCGAGCCCGAGCGTGCCATATTAGTTGGTGTTGAGTGGCGCGACAATGCGTGGCCGCTTGATCGTTCGCTTGACGAGCTTGAGCGCCTAGCCCATACGGCTGGCGCCCAGTGTGTGGCGCGTTTGTCACAGCGTCTGGTTAAGCCGTATCCAAAATCGTTTATCGGTTCCGGTAAGGTTGAAGAGCTGTGCGGCCTGGTGCATCGTATGGATGCCGATGTCGTTATTTTTGACGACGACCTGACGCCCTCGCAGCAATCCTATTTGGAGAAAGCCGTGGGCGAGCCGGTAAAGATTATCGATCGTACGGCACTGATCTTGGATATCTTTGGCCTTCATGCTCAGACGCGTGAGGGACGCCTACAGGTACAGCTGGCACAGCTTCAATATCTGTTGCCTCGTCTGCGTGGCATGTGGAGCCACCTCGCCAAGGAACAGACGCGCGGCGGCATCGGCTCACGCTTTGGTCAGGGCGAAAGTCAGCTCGAGGTCGACCGTCGCCTCATTCGTAATAAGATCGCTGCGCTTCGTCGTGAGCTCAAGCAGGTTGAACAGCGTCGCGATGTTCAATCCAAGAGCCGCATTGAGTCACCGGCGTTTCGCGTCGCGTTAGCCGGTTATACCAATGCCGGTAAATCGACGTTGCTCAATCGCCTGACAGGCTCTACGGTACTTTCGCAGGACAAGCTGTTTGCTACGCTCGACCCGACGACGCGTTCGTATCGCCTGCCCGGCGGTCGCGGAATGACGATTACCGATACCGTCGGCTTTATTCAAAAGCTGCCGCATGGTCTTGTCGATGCCTTTAAATCGACGCTGTCCGAGGTGTTGGGTGCCGATCTAATTCTCAAAGTCGTAGATGCGTCTGACGAGGACTATGAGCGACAGCTGGAGGCTGTCGACCGCGTGCTTGATGAGATCGGCGCCGGAGAGCGCCTAACGCTGACCGTATTCAATAAAATCGATCTTCTCGATAGCGTTGATCGATTAAGTTTCCGTCGTCGTTTTCCGGAAGCCGTTCTGTTCTCGGCCCAAACGGGCGAGGGGCTCGACGATCTCGTCGATCGCATTGCTCGCGAGGCAGCTGCCACCGATGTACTGCTTTCAGCCGACATTCCATATCGTGAAGGTGCGCTCATTACACTCGTGCATGAGCAGGGGACCCTTTTGCATGAGGAATATCTTGAGGATGGCGTTCGTATTGTGGCGAAACTGCCGGTTCGTGTTGCACCGCGGCTCGAGCGTTATCGCACCGAGTAG
- a CDS encoding DUF1624 domain-containing protein has translation MQKRITIFDAVRGFTMISMAGFHACYDLAYLYGWDMPWFTQTVFQDIWRASISWVFLFIAGWMCTLSRNNIKRAAKYALAALVVWLATTLVSVDDSVNFGIIYCMAACTGIVALTDPVLKKISARWGMSLCLVMFALTWSIPKTIYPVPYLAWLGFPSPGFVSGDYYPIIPFIFMYLAGYFAAHIAQGIDKTVPSWAYANSLPALASLGRYALPFYLLHQPIILGILELAYSVR, from the coding sequence ATGCAAAAACGCATCACCATCTTTGATGCCGTCCGCGGGTTTACGATGATTTCAATGGCAGGTTTTCACGCTTGCTACGATCTCGCCTACCTGTACGGTTGGGATATGCCCTGGTTTACCCAGACTGTCTTTCAAGACATCTGGCGCGCCAGCATCAGCTGGGTATTCTTGTTTATCGCGGGTTGGATGTGCACTCTTTCGCGCAACAATATCAAACGTGCCGCCAAATACGCCTTAGCAGCACTCGTCGTCTGGCTGGCAACAACACTTGTCTCAGTCGATGATTCGGTTAATTTTGGCATCATCTACTGCATGGCCGCATGTACCGGCATCGTGGCGTTGACCGATCCCGTCCTTAAAAAGATATCAGCGAGATGGGGCATGTCCCTATGCCTTGTGATGTTCGCCCTCACCTGGAGCATCCCCAAAACAATCTACCCTGTCCCCTACCTGGCGTGGCTGGGATTTCCGAGCCCTGGGTTTGTCTCAGGTGATTACTACCCCATCATCCCGTTTATCTTTATGTATCTTGCAGGATACTTCGCCGCACATATAGCGCAGGGAATCGATAAGACCGTCCCTAGCTGGGCCTACGCCAACTCCCTGCCGGCGCTCGCCAGCCTTGGACGTTATGCACTACCCTTTTATCTGCTGCATCAGCCCATTATACTGGGCATTTTGGAGCTCGCCTACTCGGTGCGATAA
- the lexA gene encoding transcriptional repressor LexA, protein MARKITKRQQQIYDFIKEYQQEKGYPPSVREMASAVGLSSPSTVHAHLSALEARGLLKRDATKPRALELFNEDGSSVSISKSDEPTAPRGTVSLPLVGRVAAGIPILAEQNIEDTFTIPTEIATDQGSFILEVHGSSMINVGIFNGDYIIVREQKSAMNGEIVVAMIDGSATVKTFYKEQGRVRLQPENDTMEPIYATNPVILGKVVGLMRRFS, encoded by the coding sequence ATGGCTCGCAAAATTACCAAGCGTCAGCAGCAAATTTACGACTTCATCAAGGAATATCAGCAGGAGAAGGGTTATCCGCCCAGTGTGCGCGAGATGGCATCTGCCGTGGGCCTTTCCTCCCCCAGCACCGTGCACGCCCACTTATCTGCCTTGGAGGCGCGCGGGCTGCTCAAGCGCGATGCCACCAAACCGCGCGCCCTGGAACTCTTTAACGAGGACGGCTCCTCTGTCTCAATTTCTAAATCTGACGAGCCCACCGCACCTCGCGGAACGGTCTCGCTACCGCTCGTTGGTCGCGTCGCGGCTGGGATTCCCATTCTGGCCGAGCAGAATATCGAAGACACTTTTACTATCCCGACCGAAATCGCCACTGATCAGGGTTCCTTTATCCTTGAGGTGCATGGGAGCTCAATGATCAATGTCGGCATCTTCAATGGCGATTACATCATCGTCCGTGAACAAAAGAGTGCCATGAACGGCGAAATCGTCGTGGCCATGATTGATGGTTCAGCGACCGTCAAGACGTTCTACAAGGAGCAGGGACGCGTACGCCTGCAGCCCGAGAATGACACCATGGAGCCTATCTATGCAACAAATCCCGTTATTTTGGGCAAAGTCGTCGGCTTGATGCGCCGGTTCTCGTAA